The region AGGAGAAACGCGAGCAAAGATGCATTGTAGTGATGGTGGAGACTAGACCTAATGAATGTGCGCTTTAAAGGTGAAACTCCTCGTAACTATGACGGAAAGAGGTTTCATCGCGACACGAACACAATCCGCAACCCCATAGAACCCCTGTGCCGCGTGAAGTCCTCACTGAGTCACCCATGATCGTTGTTAATGACAAGTTGAAGATGGTGGCAGAAAAGGAAGGTGGTGCATGCATAGTAAATTCGATCGAAGGAGGTAAACAAAGGGCTAACCcactctttatttatttttattttccaaaGTATACCAAATATTGGTGATGGCTTACGTGGCTGGCCACTCAGATATCATATCATCCAACACGTCAATTTTATTCCCCAATTTTATACTACCACGCTATTCCTTTCCTTTCCAGAACaaccaaatcaaaatcaaaatttcccTTCTCAAATCGGAAATTAGGGTTCCTTCCCACCATTCCAATTCTCGCAGTCTCTGATCGGAATCAACTGTGCCAGGTACGATCATTTCCCTTCTTCACCCATTTTGCAGATTTTTTCGATTTGCAAACTCTACAGAGATCGATCCAACGCAAGTTAGATTCCTTTTTGGTTGAAAAAAATCAGATTTTTCTGATTCCCCTTTTGATCCTTATTCAGGTGAAGTTGATTGATAGAGGATGGGGGCATTGATGTCAAGGTTCTGGTTCATGCTATTCCCTGCAAAGGAGTATAAGATTGTGGTGGTTGGGTTGGACAACGCTGGAAAGACCACCACCCTTTACAAATTGCATCTTGGTGAGGTTGTCACTACCAACCCCACTGTTGGTAGCAACGTTGAAGAGCTTGTCTACAAGAATATACGATTCGAGGTCCATAACTTATCACTTTACTAATTTGTTTTTATATCTTGATCTTCCTTTATTGTAAGGGTGTAGTGCCATCTTTATTGCTGCAAGCTGTTTGATCCTGTAACTAATTTATCTATCTGCATTCATATTTAATTTATCCAAATGTGATGAAAATTACTGTTCAATTTTACCATAACATCTTGTTAGGTTTCCATTAAAATGGTGTTTTGAACACACTAGGACTAGACGGTGCTTATCCCTGTACAATGTTTACTTCCGGTCGTGTGTCTATTTCTAAGAATGTTTGGCTACCCTTGATTTTATATAATATCATGTTTGAAAATACCTCTACAATTGATTATGTAGCCAAAACCAATTATGGTgagaagcttatgtgagtaggcagaattgattttgattcaaACATCTACAGGTCTAGTTGGCATTTGATATTGTCAAATGCTAGGTGTTTCTGTATGAACGTGGCATGATCTCCTTAATGTACCCTTTGCTTTGTATTGGGGGGTAAGAAGTGTTTTCAGGAGAACCCAAGGGTGTCAGATTGATTTACTCAACTTATTCTAGTGATTTTTAGGTTTTGAAGAAAGCTTTGTTTTTTAGGTCAGATTGTCTAATGCTTTGTATTGCTTTGATAAATAAACATGGTCTACCATTAAAAATTGTGGCGCATGCACAGTAAATTTTGGGCTTGTCAGATCAACTTCTAAGTTCACTTTTTAAAGTTCTCAACTCTGGAAACATCAATTGTTTTGACACATTctataaaaatcaaaatataaaggAGTTAGGGGGTGGAAGTTAACTATACTTATACCTTTGTAAAACTTTAGGTTTTGAAGAGGGGATGGATTTTTAATGCTTGTTTGTcccccaccccccccccccccccacaaaaaAAATTGGTGTGCCTATTGAGTTGCACAATAAATTTTAGGCTTGTCAAAATCAACTTATAAATTCACATTTTAAACATCATTCCCAAACCCAATTGAACATTTTCTACCTCAAGTTCTAACTCTGGCAACATCAATTTTTTAACACtaattttaccaaaatcaaaatataaaacagATAGGCACTTAACCTTTTACAAACTCCTTTCTTtgctgattttttttcctcctAGTGAAGGGGATTAGTTTTGACTACAATCCATGTACATGTTCTTGgtatatttccaagctttcacTCATGTGCAGGATATTACTCTACTTTGTGATTTATTTCAGGTCTGGGATCTTGGTGGCCAAGAAAGACTCCGGACATCATGGGCAACATATTACCGCGGAACTAATGCTGTAATTGCAGTGATCGACAGCAGCGATAGAGCCAGGATCTCTATTATGAAAGATGAACTTTTCAGGTTGCTGGGGCATGATGAGTTAAAGCAATCTGTCATTCTTGTCTTTGCTAATAAACAAGATATCAAGGATGCTATGACTCCTGCTGAGATCACTGATGCACTATCCCTTCACAGCATCAAGGATCATGATTGGCATATACAAGCATGCTGTGCCCTCTCTGGTGAAGGGCTGTATGATGGTCTTGGATGGATTGCCCAGAAAGTAACTGGCAAAGCAGCAACATGATGTTGGTTTGCTGGAAACTAAGGATGAGATTCATTTTTCATGTACTGAATTTATATGATGAGTGACAGAGTCAAACCAAACCAAGCTAATTTGTAGATTGTTACAGTTTCAATTTGTCTAAAGGATCATATTGTTTACCTCTGATATCAGGATTGAAACCACTACAATCCTACCTTATTCCAAATGCTTTACATGAAATAAATATGCTTTATAATCTAATAGGTGTCGGTGGCATTGGATTAGTGACAAAGTTTGATTCTCATGAACCACACTTTTGGGGAAATATTTGGTTTTCACCCACCCAGGTCAGATTTGCAAGAGCAAATTATAACACCCAAAAAGAAATATTTTGGACATCTTAAATTATCACCGATTGGAATTATTGTCTAAGCAATTGAGCTGTTTTCTGAAACATAAAAACTGTGTATTTGCTGTAATTGTCATATGCACACGGAAACATATATGAAAATTTGCCAATAACTATTGTTTAAAACTCAATCTTTCTATGCCAAACTGAGCCTGAgggaaaaaaataaatgtaGAACTATGACGATTAGCTTTGGTCATCAGAGAATCGAACATCTGCAGCAGCTTTTGGAATCTTGGGGGCCTTCAAACCATTTATCCCATGAAGGACTTACAGGACCAGCAGTTCTGTCAAACCAGAAAAATAGATCTTTAGTTACTAAAACATATAGAAGATAACATGCGGTTACAACATTGATAAGGAAAATTGCATAAGTGATCTTACAATGGTAGTAACGGATCAGGTCTTGCTTCCACATTGCTAATCATTCTGGCAAAAAAAACAGGGTGGGAATTAAAAGTTAAACCAACATTGATTATAAGTTGTGGAATCATTTTGTGCTCGTAAGCTTACTCTTTGCACGATGTGGATgctttctccatcttttcaaGCTGTTCCAGTTCTTCCTACATTCATTTTGAAGTTAATAAGATTAAAACAAGCAGAAGTTCGAAAGCTAGAATTAAAGAAAAGTCACCCTAAGAGAGGGTAAAGGTCAGTTTCAAAATCACACTGATAGGAACCAGCCAAAGAAAAGATAGAAAAGCATGATATTATTGAAAGTAAACCCCAGTTGTTCGAGAGAACCTGGACTCTCCTAAATATCAAGTTCTTACAGCATTCCCTACATCCTCAAATTCAATAGAGTGCCTACTCATGTTATACATTGAGTAAAGAGTACCTTCTTAGAAGTGATCTAAAATGTGCAACTTTGGTTTCTAATTGATCACTGCATTAAGAATTCGTGATCTCAATCATCACTCGCTTACTCAAAAGACTTCAGAGATAAATCATATTCCATCTATAATCTGTCCCATAATCTAAAGATTGCTAGGTGAAAAATTGAATCTAAATTATTCCCAAAAACGGAATTAAAACATTTGGGTACTGGATGGCAATAATTGTAGAAAAAGCATCAAAACGGGTAAGTAATAAATTACTGATAAATAAGAACTAGATGCAAACTGTGAAACTTATATAGAAATGAATGGAACAACTATTTCATGAAATTACTGCACCTAACCAATCttcagaaaataacaaaaagaaGGTTTCACATACTAAGCCAACTAAGTTAGTTGCAATTATATCTACAGAGCAGAAGTCTAAGGAATTATTATGAAAGGATAAAACATGCACACACCTTGCCCGTGCCCCAACTTAGTCCCTTAGACAGAAAAATGCTAAGGTTCTTGTCTGTGTGAACATTGAAAGAATGACTCAAATTATCCAACATAAAAAATTAGATGACATAATCTGTTTTGATAGACATTTATCCATTATAGTGACAACTGACCTGCACTAATTAAGACCCTGAACTTTTAATAAGACTGTCTAGAAAAAGATTTCAGTCTCTCCCTCACTCTATAGGTAACTCAATATAAGCATTATACAACTATTGAGTTTCCCAAATCCCTCCCTCCAATAAAATTCAAAAGTCAGGGTGCATATTCCATATTGCACAATTTTGACTATATATGGTTTTTCAAATTCTACTGCCATTTCAAAGGAAGCTGTCACTAGCAAAAATAGTGAATAAATAAGTTGTTAATTTAGAGTCATCTTAAAGAATTATATGCCCCTTAATGCAAAATAAATGGAATTTCTGGCAATTTCCTACTTAACAAAACGTTGAAGTTGTCCGAACTTCAAACTACAAGTCGGATTAGTAACAAGaaagaaaagtgaaaaatgaaacatGTGTTTAGTTACGTTATTTATCATCAACGTTCTATTACTGTTATGACAAATTGGCAATACATCTTGACAGATAAATCCACATACTACCAATCATAGTGAGGACTTGCAGTGAGATGGAATGAAACATAATAGAATCAATTCTATAGTGATGACTTGTAGTGAGATAGAATGAAACACAATAGAATCAAGTCCAAACTATTCCACTCTACTTCCCTCCACTCTCTTCCCTTCCCTTCCATCTCATTCCATTCCACTCTCAGCAGTAAGTATCCAAACAATTAGAGGGTGGATGGTTTCTCACCTGAATTGTTCCTACATCGTTCTAAAGACAAAATTGGCAGCTAAAGCACATTTTGTTCCCTAAGAATAATTCATAATCCATATTCTGTTGACATAACTGAGTagaaaaacataataattaCCATAAATACTCATCAGAGAACAATCTAACCAAAACACCATTTTGGCCCTCCAAAGATACACTTCACATTAATTTAGTCCTCCAAAGATTTGCAAAATCATGAGAACCAAATTAAGTATATCGGGAGGACTTTGAATAAAACATCTATCTATCCAAGCTTCTAAATCCAGGTGAACATAATAAAACCCCAGCAATCAAATCAActaaataagaaaacaaaattgaaaaaaaaaaagttagatcTTTTCCAATCCATTTTACATTTTCTCATAATTCATAGAAGAACAAAAAAACATCCCATAAGAAAGAGCAAAAAGgccaacaaaagaaacaaacaacacagtcaaaataaacaaaaagaaaaatcatcCCTGCCAAAGAGCAAAACTCCAAAACATTGTTATGAATTATGATGATAATGATGAAGTGAGTACATACCTCTAAGAACTTGGCTTCTTGTTCTGTCCGTTTCAGTTCAGCATGTACCCTATGCTTCCCTCTAGTATCTGCAGAAGACAGAGAATGAGTCCGGTGGGTCATGGGTTTTGCGGATTCAGGACCACCCGATTGCATTTTCTGAGTTCAAAGGCTAGCTTTCACACAATTGATGAACTACAAAGCCTATGAAACAAAGATGATTGATTGAGTGTGACTTAGTTTTTCTAGAAAAACAGGGATGACCCAATAGACCAAATCAAGTGTTGACCATTACAGATACAGAAGAAAGGTCTAAAATGAGAAAATTTGGTGAAGACTATGAGAAAAAGGTTCAGGTTTGTTGTGTGTTTGAATTCAACTTTGAAGTGAAGTTGTGGTTTTTGTTTGGAACAAAGGTGGTTTCCTTTTGAGTTTCTCATTTTTTGGGTGTCTTTTTTGTCTTCTTTTCTCAGAATCTGATTTTGTTtccatttctctctctttcttttcaaACTTTGTGACTTTCTTTGTTGACTAGTGAGCACAGTGTATTATTAACTGACTacttttattaatataaaaggCAAGTATATTATTGATATTAATGAGTAGTGATTTGTTCAAATACAAATCCTCCTTttactatataaaatatattcttTTCATATAGGTATTATATGGataaacatcaattaatgctttATTGGTATTCTAAGTGAATAATTattatgaaataatttttttattgtaaagCTGACATTGTATATGACAATTTACAAACAAATAGTACTAAACGATTTTGGAATTTGCAACGAGTTAAATAGAAATCAAAactaatataaatttatatattagaTGTAGTGTGAATGGACTTTCATCTCCGTTCACGAAGAGAACCGAGATTCACACTCAgtcttaaaataaaaataaaaacatatcttagtTCTAGGATTGCATCCTTTTTATACATGAAAATCTTTTCTTATGTAAGATAATCTCAATCCTCAAATCTCACTCATCCTATTACGATGGGAGCAGCACACTAGACATATTCAAACTTAATATCGTTTACGAGTATCTAATAACACAATTTTCTTCCATATGCATAAGGTGTTAGGCTTAGGCTCTTGACTGTGGTTTGTCACATCGGTCGACCCATTATTTGCTTTGGCTCCTCTAAAATAGGCAAGGTGATTATTACATGCCTAGATCGGTCGTTGCGTCCTCATATAACCGAGTCATATGATCAAGTCGGTCTTCTATAAGAGTAAATCCATCATTTTACCCTCAACTAGGATCTACAAGGCCAACTCTTAGGCCCATGCCTCAATTGGTAATACCGGTCCACAAGCCCCTAAGACATCAAGTTTTACGGTTAAGGTGAAATGTGTTTTTAAATTTCCTCGAATGTATGTTTCTTGGACATGACTTTACCGGTCCAAGCTCCCAAGAAATCGAGCTTTTAAGTATTGTGTAAAGTGTCTTCAAACCTATTTGAACCAAGATTTTACAGAGACTGATTGAGATGGATTCGACTAAAGACTTATGAAAAGTTTTGAAAAAATGTGCTTGCACAATTTGACAATTAGCACCATGtagatataaaatttaaattatttaaataacacttcaaatttatttttggtaATAAATCTTCTGtaaaatctataaaaaaattacgAAGATAAAAATTACGAAGATATATTTTTACAAGTATATTAATTTCGCTAATTTGGTAATTAAAACTAATATAATATAGGATAAATTGCATAGATTTTGCATTATAGGGATATAAATTTTGCTGGgtaaacttattttttaagGAGTTTAAATAGATATTTACCAAGtaatggaaaaaaaatgaaCTTATAGGTCTAAATTTTGTATTAAACTCTGAAACATTATATCCATGGCGCAAGAGAAGAGAGGAGAGGATACTTTCATGTTCAATGCTGATCCACCaacaccgccgccgccacccaTACCGCCTGACCAACGTAAAGCGACGTTTAAGGAGAAGGTAATGGGGACCGGGCCAGTGAAGAGACGGGAGCCACGTCAGTTCAGGAACTTGGTAACGACGGGGGTGATGGAGAAAGAAAACGTTAATGGGGATAGGCTCTTCCCTAGCTTTGATTTTGCGGTGGAGGCGAAGTATGACAAGATCTGCCAACCCTTGCAGGGTTGTCTGGTGATCAAACTGTTAGGCAAGCATATCGGGTACACTGCCTTGTGTGAGAAACTGCGTTTGATTTGGCGGCCCACAGGGGGCATGGAGGTGACGGATGTGCACCATGGTTATTTTATGGTTCGTTTTGACAGTGAGATGGATAGAGAGAAGGCCATGACAGGAGCCCCATGGCTGATATACGATCATTACTTATCAGTGAAGCCCTGGACGAAGGACTTTGTAGCAGCTGACGAGAAGATCAACACCACAATGGTGTGGATTCGGATCCCTGGACTAGGCATGCAATTTTATGATGAAGATATCCTCTTAACCCTAGCCACTGGGGTTGGAACGCCGATAAAGGTAGACATGAACACAGCTGATATGCGGTTGGGGAAGTTTGCCCGTATTTGCGTGGAGATTGATCTTGACAAGCCTGTGGTGGGTACGCTCCGGTTGAGAGGAACCTGGTATAACATCGAGTATGAGGGGCTACACCTTCTATGCTCTAAGTGTGGGTGTTACGGGCACCTCTCAAGAAAGTGTAAGGTGGTGGCTCCAACATCAACGGCGGCAGCCACACAATCTACGCCGGCGGCGGGCACGAGTGCAGGGCAGGGGGCAACCCTAGAGACAGCTATCGTAACAGTTAATGAGGATACCATGCAAACCGAGAATCACGCTCCCAAAAAGGCAGTTACGGTTCCTATGGCAGCACATGGTAATTGGTTAAATGTGGCGAAACCAAAAAGGAAACAGAATAATAACGCTACCACCGGGCCACCGAAATCGAAGGGGAGTGTTAATGTTAATAGATTCCAGACATTAGCTACTATCTCTGAGGGGGTAACGGATAGCGTGATTGGCGGGAAGAAGGTTACCAGCGCCAATCATGGGGTGGGGTCCAGGACTGGCGAAGTGAATGCAAAGAAACGATCAAGGAGAGAGGAGGGGAAACAGAATCCGGTGTCGGTGCAAGCACCGCTACGCATATTGGCGCGCCAAGAGACTCACCAAGTCACGCCGCCGGTGTCGGGGAAGGTAGGGACAGGTACGCAGCACCAGCCAAGGACTCGAATGGTAGGGGACAAAGTTGTGTACGATTTGGGAGGTGGCGCAATGTCCACCATGAACCTGCAGTCAACGGGTGGATGCGGGTACAAAATCCTGAATGCGGTTGCCCATACCGCTGGGAATGGAGAAGGGTGCTCCGGAGCCAATGACCCGATTGATCCAGGACCGCAGGATATGATGGTCATCGTACCAACCAAGTAATGGTGTGATACCTCTAACCCCAACAATCTTAATGGATTTTACAACCTTCCAAGTGATTGCGTGGAATATACGTGGGGGTGTGAGTGCCCGAGGCCAACGACGGGTGAAGGATCTCCTGAGGTCCTTTCAACCGTCCATCATTGCATTGTTTGAAACACACTGCAAGTTTGCTCGTGTTCAACACTTCTGGAGGCAGCAAGGCTATGAGCTCATGCATGAGGTGGAGGCAATCGGGCATAGTGGGGGTATTTGGTTCCTCATCCCAACTGCTAGAAGCTTCAACGTCAGCCTTGTAGAAGCATGGGACCAAGTGGTTTCTGCTGAGGTCCAGCATGGAGGGAAGCGATGGATATGCTCAGTGGTATATGGCAACCCAAATCCGATACGACGACGGGAACTGTGGAACTATTTGGTTAATTTCAGGGACCGATGTCAGGTACCATGGATGGCGTTGGGGGACTATAACGAGATCTGTAACCCATCGGAAGTAGTGGGGGGTGATTTCTGTGAGGCAAGGGCAATGGAGATGATGAGTATGGTTGATGGGTGCAATTTCATTGACTTAGGTTTCACAGGACCTAAGTTTACATGGGAGAGACACGCTAACGGTGTAAGAGTACTTTCCAAACGACTTGACAGGGCGCTTGGGGACGTTGCTTGGAGGTTGTTGTTCCCGGAAGCGTATGTGGAGCACTTGGCACGGGTATACTCGGACCATGCTCCCATCCTGGTCCGGTGCGATGCTGCGCCAGGTGAACGGAGGCCACGACCATTCCGATTCCAGGCTGCCTGGGCAACTCATCCGTCATTTGAGGAAATTGTAGGCCGCTCATGGGATCTTCAGGGACTCTCCTTAAAGGAGAAGCTCGAGAGCACCCGACACGCGGCGTTGAAATTCAACAAGGAGGTTTTTGGTAGCATTCAGAGAAGGAAATGGCGAGTGGAACGCAGGTTACAGGGCATTCAGAGAGAGCTGGATTGGAATGCATCAGAATCTTTGGCTAGGCTTGAGAGAGAGCTCCAACAAGAATATGACGACATTCTGCTCCAGGAGGAACTGATGTGGTACCAGAAATCTAGGGAGAAGTGGGTGATGTTTGGGGATCGCAATACGAAGTTTTTCCATCTCCAAACCATTGTGCGCCGCAAGCGGAACAAAATCCATGGCATGTTTGTTCAGGATGGCACTTGGTGTACAGACCCTATGATGTTACAGGAGGAGGCGAGAGGATTTTTTATTAACTTGTTTTCTGTCGATGTACAGGTGACTAGAAACCACATCATGGAGAACAGGACACCTTCTATCCCGGAGAACGAGCGTAGGACGCTTATTGCCCCAGTGTCCTTAGAAGAA is a window of Lotus japonicus ecotype B-129 chromosome 5, LjGifu_v1.2 DNA encoding:
- the LOC130717851 gene encoding guanine nucleotide-binding protein subunit gamma 2-like, coding for MQSGGPESAKPMTHRTHSLSSADTRGKHRVHAELKRTEQEAKFLEEELEQLEKMEKASTSCKEMISNVEARPDPLLPLTAGPVSPSWDKWFEGPQDSKSCCRCSIL
- the LOC130719691 gene encoding uncharacterized protein LOC130719691 codes for the protein MAQEKRGEDTFMFNADPPTPPPPPIPPDQRKATFKEKVMGTGPVKRREPRQFRNLVTTGVMEKENVNGDRLFPSFDFAVEAKYDKICQPLQGCLVIKLLGKHIGYTALCEKLRLIWRPTGGMEVTDVHHGYFMVRFDSEMDREKAMTGAPWLIYDHYLSVKPWTKDFVAADEKINTTMVWIRIPGLGMQFYDEDILLTLATGVGTPIKVDMNTADMRLGKFARICVEIDLDKPVVGTLRLRGTWYNIEYEGLHLLCSKCGCYGHLSRKCKVVAPTSTAAATQSTPAAGTSAGQGATLETAIVTVNEDTMQTENHAPKKAVTVPMAAHGNWLNVAKPKRKQNNNATTGPPKSKGSVNVNRFQTLATISEGVTDSVIGGKKVTSANHGVGSRTGEVNAKKRSRREEGKQNPVSVQAPLRILARQETHQVTPPVSGKVGTGTQHQPRTRMVGDKVVYDLGGGAMSTMNLQSTGGCGYKILNAVAHTAGNGEGCSGANDPIDPGPQDMMVIVPTK
- the LOC130717850 gene encoding uncharacterized protein LOC130717850 translates to MGALMSRFWFMLFPAKEYKIVVVGLDNAGKTTTLYKLHLGEVVTTNPTVGSNVEELVYKNIRFEVWDLGGQERLRTSWATYYRGTNAVIAVIDSSDRARISIMKDELFRLLGHDELKQSVILVFANKQDIKDAMTPAEITDALSLHSIKDHDWHIQACCALSGEGLYDGLGWIAQKVTGKAAT